A stretch of the Bombyx mori chromosome 14, ASM3026992v2 genome encodes the following:
- the LOC101739390 gene encoding protein YIPF2 — translation MIYKRYLVFEPAYILKDYSPEHNERTARIDVEAVHTNQYNNSNISNQNYSFDETPGAVPEAETQPQSNHNFWTIEYYQKYFDVQTSEVVERIISSVLPQKVSRNYFDEKIKGKPDLYGPIWISLTLIFTIAVSGNIASYLQNVNKAVHWRYDFHLVSYAATAIVCYVWLVPLALWGVLKWTTLPDGQDEIETQTSNSPTMISLFCLYGYSLSIYIPVAIFWTIQISWLQWLFVLMAAFVSGAVLIFWLLPALKKSKYFYILVGSILAFHFLLATGFMLYFFHGPNAVSAPGVPVTPSVATIAP, via the exons atgatttataaacgttatttagtgtttgaaccagcatatatattaaag GACTATTCCCCGGAACACAATGAGCGAACTGCGCGTATTGATGTAGAGGCAGTACATACAAATCAAtacaataatagtaatatttcTAATCAAAATTACTCCTTTGACGAAACGCCCGGAGCTGTTCCAGAAGCAGAGACTCAACCTCAAT cgaaTCACAACTTCTGGACAATAGAGTACTATCAGAAATACTTTGATGTGCAGACCAGTGAAGTTGTGGAGAGGATTATATCATCAGTATTGCCCCAGAAAGTCTCTAGAAACTATTTTGATGAGAAGATAAAAGGCAAACCCGACTTGTATGGACCTATCTGGATTTCATTGACTCTG ATCTTCACAATTGCCGTGAGCGGGAACATAGCAAGTTATCTACAGAATGTTAACAAGGCAGTCCACTGGCGCTATGATTTTCATTTGGTGTCTTACGCAGCAACAGCCATAGTATGTTACGTTTGGTTGGTCCCTCTGGCACTGTGGGGTGTCTTGAAATGGACTACGCTTCCCGATGGACAAGATGAGATTGAGACGCAG acctCAAACTCTCCAACTATGATATCTCTCTTCTGTTTATATGGCTATTCGCTTTCCATTTACATCCCTGTGGCTATATTCTGGACCATCCAGATCTCTTGGCTCCAGTGGTTGTTTGTGTTGATGGCTGCCTTTGTGTCCGGAGCAGTCCTCATATTCTGGCTGCTGCCAGCTTTGaagaaatcaaaatatttttatatacttgtCGGATCTATTCTTGCTTTTCATTTCTTGTTGGCAACTGGTTTTATGTTATACTTCTTTCACGGACCAAACGCAGTAAGCGCTCCTGGCGTGCCAGTGACACCGTCAGTGGCTACTATAGCTCCATAA